The following are encoded together in the Buteo buteo chromosome 2, bButBut1.hap1.1, whole genome shotgun sequence genome:
- the LOC142045196 gene encoding uncharacterized protein LOC142045196 isoform X2, whose protein sequence is MKQERENMAQQLLRTEEQYNDTLKLRETDHEVEINKLLQELASEREGHHSELQEMLEQWEKEKAEAEREHEKKLFDMKQKVAAMQAQQEEERTRVESAKQEERDRLRAVKEELVREMKLLQESVTASETRANAATDRNRCLEQELQTTLSTLKIKTEEVETQREKIQMLQKEAAQRKALQESLTHMTAILSEREGEMKLYQEQMRMLENQKEMHEATLSEVIKDITEKTQKVESQQEQIQELEKQQEMLRTAVSKMSKELEERDREIQFQEEKIMILERDGASQVRNLQVDLDHMKGNLKEKNLELLSLTQQIQALEMEREQVKSLHASLGHLRAVLKDRESECDSQRDQLRLLQQYKDQQEGYLQELRGTLEKMTLSLSEKDQELESQQKQIREAEEVMEMQLRTVRDQLEQTLGTLKEKDRLLDIQKQQARSYAEKTEEQMNVLHRDLEYATAVLKEKDLMIESQKELIETFQKQEQDSGQQKEILQQLQVALKEKEQEMLSLRKQCEAWKEKEEKREAEQTNLQATKLTLKEREEKIEVLEEALSKLQQQKEEAAMQTKAIQQKLEYAASSLEARDQEIVSLQEHVQELREQKELEGKQAKSLEQDLDKMSQILKENHLEFLRQTEQMNMFRLREESTKAALTSCQQQVDLLEQAVRKRDEDNETLMQKVQRQEEELKTLQNLQLQLTKKNEEVRHGREPEKLLEEALHEKEQETKAEGELKELEEEVRALREDLQPVQPTLTKKDEEIKNHRDRVGYLEKTLREREQELRRQSELLKQLTSALRWKAGGETLQKQIQKLQKWEEEEAEKRRVLQERDRSLQRQKELTQQLEDERKAKGEELERTIAILKQTESREVKWKEKAQALTLALTKSEMANGTLREDIAILQSMVSERDTDRFHHQVGSVTDRQSTKMSRKDSNDDAHKDTGIYSPINT, encoded by the exons ATGAAGCAGGAACGGGAAAACATGGCGCAGCAGCTCTTGCGGACAGAAGAGCAGTATAACGATACCCTCAAGCTTCGGGAAACGGATCACGAAGTGGAAATAAACAAGCTCCTGCAAGAGCTG GCAAGCGAGCGGGAAGGGCACCATTCAGAGCTAcaggagatgctggagcagtgggaaaaggagaaggcagaggcagaaagggagCACGAGAAGAAGCTGTTTGATATGAAGCAGAAAGTTGCTGCCATGCAAGCTCAACAAGAGGAGGAACGGACGAGAGTGGAAAGTGCCAAGCAAGAG GAACGGGACAGGCTGCGAGCAGTTAAAGAAGAACTGGTACGGGAGATGAAACTTCTTCAGGAATCGGTCACAGCCTCCGAAACCCGAGCAAATGCAGCAACAGATAGGAATCGCTGCCTTGAACAAGAACTTCAGACTACATTGTCtaccttaaaaatcaaaaccgAGGAAGTGGAAACGCAGCGGGAGAAAATCCAGATGCTCCAAAAAGAGgcagcacagagaaaagctTTGCAGGAGAGTCTCACTCATATGACTGCCATCCTgtcagagagggagggagaaatgaaGTTGTACCAGGAACAGATGAGAATGCTGGAGaaccagaaagaaatgcatgaagCTACTCTCAGTGAGGTTATCAAGGAcataacagagaaaacacagaaggtTGAATCCCAGCAAGAACAGATacaggagctggagaagcagcaagaaatgcTGAGGACTGCTGTCAGCAAGATGAGcaaagagctggaggagagagaCCGGGAGATCCAATtccaggaggagaaaataatgaTTCTAGAACGAGATGGTGCATCACAAGTGAGAAATCTGCAGGTGGATCTTGATCATATGAAAGGAAACTTGAAGGAGAAGAATTTGGAGCTTCTGTCTCTGACCCAGCAGATCCAAGCGCTGGAAATGGAGAGAGAACAGGTGAAATCTCTGCACGCGAGCCTTGGACACCTGAGGGCAGTTCTTAAGGACAGAGAGAGCGAGTGTGATTCTCAAAGGGATCAGTTAAGACTCTTGCAGCAGTACAAGGACCAGCAAGAGGGCTACCTGCAAGAGCTTCGTGGTACACTAGAAAAGATGACCCTTTCTTTATCTGAAAAGGATCAAGAGCTTGAGTCGCAACAAAAGCAAATCCGGGAAGCTGAAGAAGTCATGGAAATGCAGTTAAGGACTGTCCGTGACCAACTGGAGCAGACCTTAGGaaccttaaaagaaaaggacagactCCTAGACATCCAAAAGCAACAGGCAAGGAGCTATGcggaaaaaacagaagaacagatgaATGTCTTGCACAGAGACTTAGAATACGCTACAGcagtactgaaagaaaaggatttaatgATTGAATCTCAGAAGGAACTGATTGAGACCTTCCAAAAACAAGAGCAAGACTCtggacagcagaaggaaattctgcagcagcttcaagtggcactgaaggaaaaagaacaagaaatgttATCCCTTAGAAAGCAATGTGAGGcgtggaaggaaaaggaggaaaagcgtGAAGCTGAGCAAACAAATCTCCAAGCAACAAAGCTGactctgaaagaaagagaggaaaagatagaggttctggaggaagctctctctaagcttcaacagcaaaaggaggaggcagcgaTGCAGACCAAAGCCATACAGCAAAAACTAGAATACGCTGCATCTTCTCTGGAAGCGAGAGATCAAGAGATAGTGTCTTTGCAAGAGCACGTCCAGGAGCTTCGAGAGCAGAAGGAGTTAGAAGGCAAGCAGGCCAAGAGTCTAGAGCAGGATCTAGACAAAATGAGCCAAATCTTGAAGGAGAACCATTTGGAATTCCTCAGGCAGACAGAGCAAATGAACATGTTCCGGCTTCGTGAAGAAAGCACGAAAGCAGCACTAACGTCATGCCAGCAGCAAGTGGATCTGCTTGAGCAAGCGGTGAGGAAGAGAGATGAAGACAATGAAACTCTCATGCAAAAAGTCCAGCGCCAAGAAGAAGAACTGAAGACCTTGCAgaatctccagctgcagctaaCCAAGAAGAATGAAGAGGTTAGGCATGGCAGAGAGCCAGAGAAGCTCCTGGAAGAAGCCTTGCATGAGAAGGAGCAAGAGACCAAGGCTGAAGGTGAACTCAAAGAGTTAGAAGAGGAAGTAAGAGCTCTTCGGGAAGATCTCCAGCCTGTTCAGCCAACTCTGACAAAGAAGGATGAAGAGATCAAGAACCACAGAGACAGAGTCGGGTACTTAGAGAAgactctgagagagagagaacaagagctTAGGAGGCAGAGTGAGCTCTTGAAACAATTAACATCAGCTTTGCGATGGAAGGCTGGCGGGGAGACCCTGcagaaacaaatccagaaactccagaaatgggaggaagaggaagcagagaagaggcGAGTTCTCCAGGAGAGAGACCGTTCCTTGCAAAGACAGAAGGAGCTAACGCAACAACTGGAGGATGAGCGGAAAGCCAAGGGGGAAGAGTTGGAGCGCACGATTGCTATTTTGAAGCAGACCGAGAGCAGAGAAgtcaaatggaaagagaaggcaCAAGCACTGACTCTTGCCCTCACCAAGAGTGAAATGGCCAATGGGACTCTGAGGGAAGACATAGCCATCCTGCAGAGCATGGTTTCGGAGAGGGACACGGACCGGTTTCATCATCAGGTAGGCAGTGTGACTGATCGTCAGTCAACTAAAATGTCTAGAAAGGATTCTAATGATGATGCCCATAAAGATACGGGAATATATAGTCCCATAAATACATGA
- the LOC142045196 gene encoding uncharacterized protein LOC142045196 isoform X1 → MKQERENMAQQLLRTEEQYNDTLKLRETDHEVEINKLLQELASEREGHHSELQEMLEQWEKEKAEAEREHEKKLFDMKQKVAAMQAQQEEERTRVESAKQEQERDRLRAVKEELVREMKLLQESVTASETRANAATDRNRCLEQELQTTLSTLKIKTEEVETQREKIQMLQKEAAQRKALQESLTHMTAILSEREGEMKLYQEQMRMLENQKEMHEATLSEVIKDITEKTQKVESQQEQIQELEKQQEMLRTAVSKMSKELEERDREIQFQEEKIMILERDGASQVRNLQVDLDHMKGNLKEKNLELLSLTQQIQALEMEREQVKSLHASLGHLRAVLKDRESECDSQRDQLRLLQQYKDQQEGYLQELRGTLEKMTLSLSEKDQELESQQKQIREAEEVMEMQLRTVRDQLEQTLGTLKEKDRLLDIQKQQARSYAEKTEEQMNVLHRDLEYATAVLKEKDLMIESQKELIETFQKQEQDSGQQKEILQQLQVALKEKEQEMLSLRKQCEAWKEKEEKREAEQTNLQATKLTLKEREEKIEVLEEALSKLQQQKEEAAMQTKAIQQKLEYAASSLEARDQEIVSLQEHVQELREQKELEGKQAKSLEQDLDKMSQILKENHLEFLRQTEQMNMFRLREESTKAALTSCQQQVDLLEQAVRKRDEDNETLMQKVQRQEEELKTLQNLQLQLTKKNEEVRHGREPEKLLEEALHEKEQETKAEGELKELEEEVRALREDLQPVQPTLTKKDEEIKNHRDRVGYLEKTLREREQELRRQSELLKQLTSALRWKAGGETLQKQIQKLQKWEEEEAEKRRVLQERDRSLQRQKELTQQLEDERKAKGEELERTIAILKQTESREVKWKEKAQALTLALTKSEMANGTLREDIAILQSMVSERDTDRFHHQVGSVTDRQSTKMSRKDSNDDAHKDTGIYSPINT, encoded by the exons ATGAAGCAGGAACGGGAAAACATGGCGCAGCAGCTCTTGCGGACAGAAGAGCAGTATAACGATACCCTCAAGCTTCGGGAAACGGATCACGAAGTGGAAATAAACAAGCTCCTGCAAGAGCTG GCAAGCGAGCGGGAAGGGCACCATTCAGAGCTAcaggagatgctggagcagtgggaaaaggagaaggcagaggcagaaagggagCACGAGAAGAAGCTGTTTGATATGAAGCAGAAAGTTGCTGCCATGCAAGCTCAACAAGAGGAGGAACGGACGAGAGTGGAAAGTGCCAAGCAAGAG CAGGAACGGGACAGGCTGCGAGCAGTTAAAGAAGAACTGGTACGGGAGATGAAACTTCTTCAGGAATCGGTCACAGCCTCCGAAACCCGAGCAAATGCAGCAACAGATAGGAATCGCTGCCTTGAACAAGAACTTCAGACTACATTGTCtaccttaaaaatcaaaaccgAGGAAGTGGAAACGCAGCGGGAGAAAATCCAGATGCTCCAAAAAGAGgcagcacagagaaaagctTTGCAGGAGAGTCTCACTCATATGACTGCCATCCTgtcagagagggagggagaaatgaaGTTGTACCAGGAACAGATGAGAATGCTGGAGaaccagaaagaaatgcatgaagCTACTCTCAGTGAGGTTATCAAGGAcataacagagaaaacacagaaggtTGAATCCCAGCAAGAACAGATacaggagctggagaagcagcaagaaatgcTGAGGACTGCTGTCAGCAAGATGAGcaaagagctggaggagagagaCCGGGAGATCCAATtccaggaggagaaaataatgaTTCTAGAACGAGATGGTGCATCACAAGTGAGAAATCTGCAGGTGGATCTTGATCATATGAAAGGAAACTTGAAGGAGAAGAATTTGGAGCTTCTGTCTCTGACCCAGCAGATCCAAGCGCTGGAAATGGAGAGAGAACAGGTGAAATCTCTGCACGCGAGCCTTGGACACCTGAGGGCAGTTCTTAAGGACAGAGAGAGCGAGTGTGATTCTCAAAGGGATCAGTTAAGACTCTTGCAGCAGTACAAGGACCAGCAAGAGGGCTACCTGCAAGAGCTTCGTGGTACACTAGAAAAGATGACCCTTTCTTTATCTGAAAAGGATCAAGAGCTTGAGTCGCAACAAAAGCAAATCCGGGAAGCTGAAGAAGTCATGGAAATGCAGTTAAGGACTGTCCGTGACCAACTGGAGCAGACCTTAGGaaccttaaaagaaaaggacagactCCTAGACATCCAAAAGCAACAGGCAAGGAGCTATGcggaaaaaacagaagaacagatgaATGTCTTGCACAGAGACTTAGAATACGCTACAGcagtactgaaagaaaaggatttaatgATTGAATCTCAGAAGGAACTGATTGAGACCTTCCAAAAACAAGAGCAAGACTCtggacagcagaaggaaattctgcagcagcttcaagtggcactgaaggaaaaagaacaagaaatgttATCCCTTAGAAAGCAATGTGAGGcgtggaaggaaaaggaggaaaagcgtGAAGCTGAGCAAACAAATCTCCAAGCAACAAAGCTGactctgaaagaaagagaggaaaagatagaggttctggaggaagctctctctaagcttcaacagcaaaaggaggaggcagcgaTGCAGACCAAAGCCATACAGCAAAAACTAGAATACGCTGCATCTTCTCTGGAAGCGAGAGATCAAGAGATAGTGTCTTTGCAAGAGCACGTCCAGGAGCTTCGAGAGCAGAAGGAGTTAGAAGGCAAGCAGGCCAAGAGTCTAGAGCAGGATCTAGACAAAATGAGCCAAATCTTGAAGGAGAACCATTTGGAATTCCTCAGGCAGACAGAGCAAATGAACATGTTCCGGCTTCGTGAAGAAAGCACGAAAGCAGCACTAACGTCATGCCAGCAGCAAGTGGATCTGCTTGAGCAAGCGGTGAGGAAGAGAGATGAAGACAATGAAACTCTCATGCAAAAAGTCCAGCGCCAAGAAGAAGAACTGAAGACCTTGCAgaatctccagctgcagctaaCCAAGAAGAATGAAGAGGTTAGGCATGGCAGAGAGCCAGAGAAGCTCCTGGAAGAAGCCTTGCATGAGAAGGAGCAAGAGACCAAGGCTGAAGGTGAACTCAAAGAGTTAGAAGAGGAAGTAAGAGCTCTTCGGGAAGATCTCCAGCCTGTTCAGCCAACTCTGACAAAGAAGGATGAAGAGATCAAGAACCACAGAGACAGAGTCGGGTACTTAGAGAAgactctgagagagagagaacaagagctTAGGAGGCAGAGTGAGCTCTTGAAACAATTAACATCAGCTTTGCGATGGAAGGCTGGCGGGGAGACCCTGcagaaacaaatccagaaactccagaaatgggaggaagaggaagcagagaagaggcGAGTTCTCCAGGAGAGAGACCGTTCCTTGCAAAGACAGAAGGAGCTAACGCAACAACTGGAGGATGAGCGGAAAGCCAAGGGGGAAGAGTTGGAGCGCACGATTGCTATTTTGAAGCAGACCGAGAGCAGAGAAgtcaaatggaaagagaaggcaCAAGCACTGACTCTTGCCCTCACCAAGAGTGAAATGGCCAATGGGACTCTGAGGGAAGACATAGCCATCCTGCAGAGCATGGTTTCGGAGAGGGACACGGACCGGTTTCATCATCAGGTAGGCAGTGTGACTGATCGTCAGTCAACTAAAATGTCTAGAAAGGATTCTAATGATGATGCCCATAAAGATACGGGAATATATAGTCCCATAAATACATGA